The segment CAGCCTTGGAAAAATAAATTTCCTCCGTTGGAAATTTCTTTTTCCTCCGTTGGAAATTTCTTTTTCCTACCTAGGAAATCAAAAGTTCCTCCCTTGGAACTAAAAAGTTCCAAGAGGGGAACAACTTTTGGAACTCATATATTGTCCTCTTCCTGAAAAAAGTACACAGTTGGGAAGGTATTACTGAGACGATACACGGGTTATTTTTGTTAGTCCTGTGAGTGTACTCATTTGTTAGTTTTGCTCCTGCTGGGGTACACGACTTGTGGTCGTTTTTACTGCGGAGGTACACAAAGATAGGTCTTTGTGTGGAGTTAAGCGGCATGAGCTCGGAGATTTGAGGCTCAGAGCTTTGGGAGAATTGTTCTTAGCTATCTGGTTCTTAGAGGGTTGTGATGTTAGAGGGTTGGGGTAATCTGGTATGAGCATCTGCATCGGAGTCTTCTTGTTGATGGCTCGATGAGGTCGCGCTGTGTTATAGAGAGCAATCGTTTGAGAGAGGATCTCTCGAACTTGATCTATGGGCTTATCCTCGAAGTTGTAGAGCCAGTCGTTCTTGATGATCCCGTTAAGTCGCTCAGCCATAGCGTTGTGAAGGGGGTTGCCGGTCTGGGTGACGCTGGTTACGATGCCTAGGCTGGCCTCGTAGTCGGTCATCTGCTTGGAGACATATTGACAGCCTCGGTCGCTATGGAAGATGAGCCCTTTGAGGTCAAAGCCATGCTTCTGATAGAAGTCAACGGTCTGTCTTAGTGCGTTGTAGGGACCCTCTGTGGAGAGCGTGGGCTGCAGGTCAAAGCCGGTGATGATGCGGCTATAAGCGTCCATCGTCAGGGAGAGATATGCGAAGCCCCCTAAACATTTGACGTAGGTTATGTCTGAGACGGTGAGCCGGCAATGGTCGGTGGCTATGTACTTAGGGGTGGTGTTCA is part of the Porphyromonas asaccharolytica DSM 20707 genome and harbors:
- a CDS encoding IS3 family transposase, whose protein sequence is MRQLESAKERDQKLSITYLCQLLEVSRKGYYKHTFTEQDEDVKVASVLHYCQYVRGQLPKAGVDTIQQCANEYFKGTFQVGRDWLYKVLGANDMLLRSRKRKRPPQTTKGVVNHGFQDHLNTTPKYIATDHCRLTVSDITYVKCLGGFAYLSLTMDAYSRIITGFDLQPTLSTEGPYNALRQTVDFYQKHGFDLKGLIFHSDRGCQYVSKQMTDYEASLGIVTSVTQTGNPLHNAMAERLNGIIKNDWLYNFEDKPIDQVREILSQTIALYNTARPHRAINKKTPMQMLIPDYPNPLTSQPSKNQIAKNNSPKALSLKSPSSCRLTPHKDLSLCTSAVKTTTSRVPQQEQN